One stretch of Diabrotica undecimpunctata isolate CICGRU chromosome 5, icDiaUnde3, whole genome shotgun sequence DNA includes these proteins:
- the LOC140442484 gene encoding uncharacterized protein — protein sequence MAAEHSRACKRKIDFSEFDSDHSDQDPFLNESEDDKDYTVSGNSSDSENINLKMVFCGLSLFSKIPILLEENEEVFTPQTSRGVLPTPEKKAPSRWRHKNTQRHKKIKRKTKRNLGHEYINTKGKKIEPKKLGAPCGCTKQCRQLLAGKENDIFNAFWNLGNYDKQNIYLFSTMTVIPKKRSYPKKTKGIHSSRNVSVKYRVKVNGDEIEICKKEFLAIHGISKKRIERLVHHNKEGASTPKSDERGKHDNNNKKIPEEHCEYVRQHFNLIPKYTSHYSRQKNPTKVYLDSDISISSLYHDYYLEWCRQNNFVAVTQDKYRRIFCSEFNIGFKLPKSDTCKVFDSMNVKISNEADIEIAKTLKIDLELHQRRAQAMQDLMKKDTEEAKATGNAMVISFDLQQAMPVPNLTVGAAFYLRKAWVYNLGIHDCISGKAFMYMWPENIAKRGSDEIASILYKHFRTNRPTANKLIVYTDNCSGKNKNWSLICLWQQLTIEGIFTSIEHKYLVVGHTRLPCDRDFAVIKKYKRHRLKQVYTPDDWYEAVRKCKRKNCFEVIVLKQSDFFSFKELQSEITKKSHTDDKEKVNFSKISSLKFSSEQPNIMYIKHLINEDYKAVNIGKKGMRNSILLSRDLKSKYSEPIPLNRKKIENISQLLQFIPPAFLKFYEEIGACQQILPGTDNESLEYIEHFDDFSDIENIDN from the exons ATGGCGGCGGAACATTCCCGTGCATGTAAACGGAAAATAGACTTTTCTGAGTTTGATTCTGATCACAGTGACCAAGATCCATTTTTAAATGAAAGCGAAGATGACAAAGACTATACAGTGTCCGGAAATAGCAGCGATTCGGAAAATATCAACTTAAAAAtg GTTTTTTGTGGCTTATCCCTTTTTAGTAAAATACCTATTTTATTGGAGGAGAATGAAGAGGTTTTTACCCCACAGACTTCTCGAGGTGTCTTGCCAACTCCAGAAAAGAAGGCGCCTTCTAGATGGAGACACAAGAATACCCAACGGCATAAAAAAATTAAGCGCAAGACTAAAAGAAATCTAGGTCACgaatatataaatacaaaagGGAAGAAAATAGAACCAAAAAAATTAGGTGCGCCTTGCGGTTGCACAAAACAGTGTAGACAGCTTTTGGCAGGTAAGGAAAATGATATATTTAATGCCTTTTGGAACCTGGGTAATTATGACAAGCAAAATATTTACCTCTTCTCAACTATGACAGTAATTCCAAAGAAGAGAAGTTACCCAAAGAAAACAAAAGGAATTCATTCGTCCAGAAATGTATCAGTTAAATATAGAGTCAAAGTAAATGGAGATGAAATTGAAATTTGTAAGAAAGAGTTTCTTGCCATACACGGCATTTCAAAAAAACGTATTGAAAGACTGGTTCACCATAATAAAGAAGGTGCGTCTACTCCAAAGTCAGATGAAAGAGGTAAGCATGACAACAACAACAAGAAAATACCAGAAGAACACTGTGAGTATGTTAGACAGCATTTTAATTTGATACCAAAATACACAAGCCATTACAGCAGACAAAAAAACCCAACAAAAGTCTACCTAGATTCCGATATTTCAATTTCCAGTTTATATCATGATTATTATCTTGAGTGGTGCCGCCAAAATAATTTTGTGGCAGTAACCCAAGACAAATATAGGCGCATATTCTGCTCAGAATTTAATATAGGCTTTAAGTTACCTAAGAGCGATACTTGTAAAGTATTTGATTCAATGAATGTGAAAATTAGTAATGAAGCTGACATAGAAATTGCAAAGACACTGAAAATTGATTTGGAGTTACATCAAAGACGTGCCCAGGCCATGCAGGATCTAATGAAAAAGGATACAGAAGAGGCTAAAGCCACGGGAAATGCAATGGTTATCAGCTTTGACCTACAACAGGCAATGCCAGTGCCAAATTTAACAGTGGGAGCAGCGTTCTATTTGAGAAAGGCATGGGTTTATAACCTCGGCATCCATGACTGTATTAGTGGAAAGGCCTTCATGTACATGTGGCCAGAAAACATTGCCAAGCGAGGTAGCGATGAAATTGCCAgcattttatataaacattttcgaacTAATAGACCCACTGCTAATAAACTTATAGTGTATACAGATAACTGCAGCGGCAAAAACAAAAATTGGTCTCTAATTTGTTTATGGCAACAACTTACTATAGAAGGCATTTTCACTTCTATTGAGCACAAATACTTGGTAGTAGGGCATACGAGATTACCATGTGACCGTGACTTCGCAGTAATTAAAAAGTATAAGCGTCATCGATTAAAACAAGTGTATACTCCAGACGATTGGTACGAAGCAGTGagaaaatgtaaaagaaaaaactgctttGAGGTAATTGTATTGAAACAATccgactttttttcttttaaagaacTCCAAAGCGAAATTACGAAAAAAAGCCATACAGATGACAAGGAAAAAGTTAACTTTTCCAAAATATCAAGCCTCAAGTTTTCATCTGAACAACCTAACATAATGTATATAAAACATCTTATAAATGAAGACTATAAGGCAGTTAATATTGGAAAGAAAGGTATGAGGAACTCAATTTTACTTTCCAGGGATTTGAAATCAAAATACAGTGAACCTATtccactaaatagaaaaaaaattgaaaatatttcccAGCTGTTACAGTTTATTCCACCAGCTTTCCTAAAATTTTATGAAGAAATTGGTGCCTGCCAACAGATTCTACCAGGTACTGATAATGAATCACTGGAATATATTGAACATTTCGACGACTTTTcggatattgaaaatattgacaactga